The region GTGGCGCTGGGCGCGCCGCGGCAGGAGCGCTGGATGCAGCTCCACAGCGCGGATTTGAGCGTTCCGGTTTCGATCGGGGTGGGGGGCTCCTTCGATGTGCTGGCCGGGCGGGTGCCGCGCGCACCCCGGTGGATGCAGCGGGTCGGTCTAGAATGGCTTTACAGAACTCTGCGCGAGCCGCGGAGGTGGAGCGTCGTGCGCACGATACCGCCGTTGTTCTTGATGGCGATTCGCGAACGATGGCGGCGCGCACGGGATCCGCACATCTGAGGCAAAGGCCGCCTATTTGGAGGCAGGCTATGTGTGGCATCATGGGCTATGTTGGACCGCATCCGGCGTTGCCGATCCTGTTGGACGGGCTGCGGCGGCTGGAGTACCGGGGATACGACTCCGCCGGCGTGGCCCTGCTTGACGGCGGCCGCATCGCAGTGCGCAAGGCCGCCGGCAAGCTCGGCGTGCTCGAGGCGGCGCTGGAGGCCGATCCACCCGCCGGCCGCGTCGGCATCGGCCACACGCGCTGGGCGACCCACGGTATCCCAAGCCATGCCAACGCTCACCCCCACGGCGACTGCACCGGGCGGCACGTTGTTATCCACAACGGCATCATCGAGAACTACCTGCCTCTCAAGGAGCGGCTGGAGGCGGAGGGACACCGGTTCCGGTCGGACACCGATACCGAGGTGCTCGCACACCTGATCGAGTCCGCGCATGCGCATCTGGCGGCCGACCGGCCGGACCGGCTGGAAGCCGCCGTCAGGGAGGCTTTGCACCAGGCGAGGGGGGCCTACGCGGTCGTCGTATTGAGCGCCGACCATCCCGATCACATCGTGGCTGTCCGGATGGTCAGCCCGCTCATCATTGGTGTCGGGGACGGCGAGATGCTGCTGGCCTCTGACATCCCGGCCCTGCTCCCGTACACGCGCGACGTGGTCGTGATCGGAGACGGCGAGCTGGCCGTTATCAGGTCGGATGGTATGGCGATCTCCGACCTGGAGGGACGGACTGTAGCACGCCCGGTTCAGCGCATAACCTGGGACGCGACGATGGCCGAGAAGGGCGGGTTCGCGCACTTCATGCTCAAGGAGATCTACGAGCAACCGCGCGCCCTACACGAGACGGTCATGGGCCGGCTGGACCTTGACGACCGGGTCGAGCTGGATGGGGTGTCGTTTCCCGAGGGCTTCGTCGAGCGCCTGGACAAGATCTGGATCGTTGCCTGCGGCACCGCCTTTCACGCCGGGCTTGTGGGCCGGTGGACGATCGAACACCTGGCCCGGGTGCCGGTTGAGGCGGACCTGGCATCTGAACTGCGCTACCGCGATCCGCTGATCGAGGGAACCACGCTGGCCGTGGCCATCAGCCAGTCCGGGGAGACGGCCGACACGCTGGCGGCGTCGCGCGAGGCGCGCGCCCGCGGCAGCCGCGTGCTGGCGGTAACCAACGTGGTGGGCAGCACCCTGGCACGCGAAGCCGACGACGTGCTTTTCGTCCGCGCCGGGCCGGAAATCGCGGTTGCGTCCACGAAGGCCTACACCACAATGCTGGCGGCGCTGCAGATGCTGGTCGTTGACCTGGGCGTCCGCCGGGGGACGCTCTCGCCCGCGCGGGCGTCGGCGCTGATCGCCGGGCTGCGCCATCTTCCGGTGCTGGCGCAGGAGATCCTTTCCAACACAACCCAGATTGAAGCCCTGGCCCAACGCCTCGCTGGGGCCGAGCACGCGTTCTTCATCGGCAGGGGGCTCGACTACGCGGTGGCCATGGAGGGTTCGCTCAAGCTCAAGGAGATCTCTTACCTGCACAGCGAAGCGCTGGCCGCAGGCGAGCTCAAGCACGGCACGTTGGCGCTGGTCACATCACAGACCCCGGTCTTCGCGCTCGTGACGCAGCGCGCGGTGTTCGAGAAGACGGTCTCGAACATCCAGGAGGTGCGTGCCCGCGGCGCGGAGGTGATCGCCGTCGCCTTCGACGACGACCAGGAGATAGGCCGGTACGCCGACACCGTGCTGCGCATCCCTTCCGTAGATGAGATACTGGCGCCGGCGCTGGCGATCATTCCGCTCCAGTTGTTTGCCTACCACGTGGCCGTGCTGCGCGGCCACGACGTTGACCAGCCAAGGAACCTGGCAAAGAGCGTGACGGTCGAGTAGGGAGGAAGGGGTGCCGGGCCGAACCGGTCCCCCCGTGGGGGTGCGAAGATGGCGATTGACCAGGAGTTCCTGCAGGTACTGGCGTGTCCGGTGGATCACGCTGCTGTAGTGCGCGACGGCGATCGCATCGTCTGCACCGCCTGTGGGCGCCGGTATCCGATCCGGCAGATTGAGGGCGCGGAGATCCCCATCATGCTGGCCGACGAGGCGGAGCTGCCGGGGTGAGGGTGCTCGGACTCGGGACCGACATGGTCGAGGTGGATCGAATCGAGCGCGCGGTTGCCCGCTGGGGTGAAGCGTTCGTCTGTCGCATCTACACTACGGCGGAGATAGAACGCGCGCGGCCCCTGCTGGTCCGCGGGCCGCGGCTGGCCGCGCGCTTCGCGGCCAAGGAGGCGGTGATGAAGGCCCTCGGCGTCGGCCGGCGGGGGATGGCGTGGCGCGAGATAGAGATCCTAAACGACGATCAAGGACGGCCGCTTGTGTGCCTGCACGGCGGCGCACAGCGTATTGCCGACCAGCAGGGCGTGGTCAGCGTGTTGGTCACGCTCTCCCACACGCACGACCACGCCGTGGCCAGCGCGGTGGCGCTGGGTAACTGAGGGGAAATAGAAGAGGAGCGCTCGCTTCTTCCGACTTTTCACCGTCTTCAGTCGCGTCGCCGGTTCGTACCGCTCGGTAGGCTATTCTCGGGAGTTACCTCCTGAGAAGACCGTCCGGCTTTCTGAGTCCACGTGCGCGACGTTTGACTCGGCTACTTTGCCGTTGGGCTTGCGCTCCTCTAGCCGGGAATCTACCACCGGCATCCAGGTCCGTCAATCCCCAACGGCCGTTCCCGGGCTGTGGATAATGTGGACAAGATCCGAGAGGAAACCGGCGGCAGCGGCAAGAAACCACGCAGCGGTATAGCCGGAGGCGACGCTTGAGACTACCAACGAGCGAAGAGATGGCCGCGCTCGACCGACGGGCGGCCGAGGAGTTCGGTGTGCCGACTCTGCTCCTCATGGAGGCGGCGGGCCGCGCCGTGGCCCAGGCGGCCGCGCGGCTGGCAGGACGCGGCGGCGAGCGGGCCGTCGTGGTCGCGGGGAAAGGCAACAACGGTGGTGACGGGCTGGTCGCCGCCAGAGTCCTGCAGGCGGCCGGGTGGCGGATCCTTGTGGTGCTGCTCGCCCGTGATGCCGAGGTCAGCGGCGACGCCGCGGTGAACCTCCAGGTCGCGCGCCGCTCCGGTGTGGAGATCACCAACCTCGACAGCACCGCGATGCCCGGCCTGCGGGCGGTGCTCGCAGGTGCGGACTTGATTATCGACGGTCTTTTCGGGACCGGGTTTCGCGGCCCGGCGATCGGCCTCGCCGCCAAGACGATCGAGGCTATCAACGCCTGCGGCCGGCCGGTTCTGGCAATAGACATCCCTTCCGGAGTGAACGGTGACACCGGCGCCGTGGACGGCCACGCCGTGCGCGCCACCGCAACCGTGACGATGGGACTCCCCAAGGCAGGGCTCGTTCTTGTCCCGGGCGCCGTCCACGCCGGACGCATCTGGGTGGCCGACGTAGGTCACCCGCAGCGCCTGATCAACGATCCCGGGATCCTAACCGCCCTGGTCACCCGCGGCATGGTGGATGCGGCGATTCCCCTGCGCCGCCTCGACGCGCACAAGGGCGACGCCGGGCGGGTCCTGGTGGTTGCCGGCTCTATCGGGCACAGCGGCGCCGCGGTCCTGACGGTGCTCGGGGCGCTGCGGGCAGGCGCCGGGCTGGTGACGCTGGGCGTGCCCGGCGCGATCTACCCGATTGTGGGCCCGGCGATCATCGAGGGGATGCCGCTGCCGCTTACCGACTGCGACGGCGCGCTGGCAGCCGAGGCCGCCGGCCAGGTCATGGACCTGGCGGGTTCGGCCGATGTCGTGGCGTGCGGGCCGGGCATCTCGCGACTCCCCGGGCCGGCGGCCGTTGTGCAACGCCTGATCGCGGAATGTCCTCTTCCGTTGGTCCTGGATGCCGACGCCCTGACCATCCTGGCGGGTCTCCCCGGGGAGCTGCCCGCCGGCAGGGCCGCGCGCATCCTGACACCGCATCCCGGCGAGCTGGCGCGGTTGCTGCAGTGCACCGTGGACGAGATCCAGCGACACCGGCTGCAGGCGGCGCGCGCGGCAGCCGGACGGTTCCGGGCAGTGGTTGTCCTGAAGGGGGCCCGCACCGTCGTCGCCGATCCCACCGGGGCCGCGTTCGTGATTCCGACCGGCAATCCGTCCATGGCCGCAGGGGGCATGGGCGATGTGCTCTGCGGGGTAATCGCCGCGCTGGTGGGTCAAGGTCTTCCGGCCGCTGCCGCGGCCTGGGCAGGGTCGTACCTGCATGGCCTGGCCGGGGACCGGGCCGCGGCCTCCCGAGGTCCTGTGGGAGTGATGGCGCGCGAGGTGGCGGACGAACTGCCCGGCTCTCTGGCAGCCGTCCGTTCAGGGTCGGTAACCGAGGTGGTTACCCGGCTGGGATTGGCCGGCTGATGGACGAGCTCGACTCTGCCCTGTCCCGGGCACGGTCGCGAACGTGGGTCACGGTGGACCTGGACGCCGTGGCGCACAACGTGCGCGCAATCCGCTCTCTGCTCCCGGGGAAGACCGCGTTCATGGCGGTGGTCAAGGCGGACGCATACGGCCACGGGCTCGTCCCGGTCGCCGAGGCCGCGCTCTCATCCGGTGCGTCCTGGGTGGGTGTGATGACTCCCGGCGAAGCGGCCGAGCTGCTCGCCGCCGGCGTGCGCGCACGCATCCTGATCCTCGGACCGGTCTCATCCGGCTGGCTGCCGCGCTTCGCGGACTCTGAGTGCAGGCTGACGGTGGGCACGATCCCCGCGTTGGAGGCCGTGCAGTCGCTCGCCGGGAAGGCCAGGTTCCGCGTTCACATCAAGGTGGACACCGGCATGACCCGGATGGGCGTCACCGTGGAGGAACTGGCCGGCCTGCTCAACCGCGTGGATTCCTCGAAGGTGGAGGTGGAAGGCATTCTCACGCACATGGCCTGTGCCAATGCGCCCGACCCCGCGCCGACCCAAGCACAGCTCGCCGCCTTTGAGCGGGCGGTTGCGCTCGTCCGGGAGCGGTTCCCTCTGGCGATCGCGCACGCCGCGGCCAGCGCCGCCACCTTCGCCTATCCAGAGGCCCATCTGGACATGGTGCGCATCGGCATCTCCCTCTATGGCATTGCGCCTGCCCCGCACCTGACCGCTCCCGAGCTACGACCCGTCATGACGCTCTCTTCGCGCGTGACCCGCACGCGGCGCGTTCCTGAGGGGACCCCGGTGTCCTACTGCGGTAATTATCGAACCCCTGGTACCACCACGATCGCCACGGTTGGGCTGGGCTACGCCGACGGCTACCCCCGGCTGCTGGGCAACGTAGGTCAAATGCTCGTGGGTGGCCGCCGCCTGCCGGTGGCCGGCCGCGTGTGCATGGACTACACGATGCTGGACGCGGGCGGCGCGCCGGTCCGGGAGGGCGACGAGGTCATCGTTTTCGGCCCGGGGCTGCCGGTGGACGAGGTTTCCGCGGCCGCGGGCACGATCCCCCACGAGCTGTTCTGCCGCGTGAGCCGCCGCGTGCCGCGCGTCTACCTACGCAATGGGCGGCCGGTGGCGGTGGCCGGTATGGAGGCAGGATGATGCGCGTGGCGTTCCAAGGGGAGCGCGGCGCCTACAGCGAGGCGGCGGCAATCGCCCATTTCGGACCGCTGGAACCCCTGCCCTGCCGGACGCTCGCCGCGGTTTTCGACGCGGTGGAGCGCGGCACCGCGGTTCGGGGAATGGTGCCTGTCGAGAACTCCCAGGCAGGCAGCATCAACGACACCTACGATCTGCTGGTGCGTCATCCCCTGCACATAGTGGGCGAGCACAACCAGCGTATAGAGCACTGCCTGCTGGCCCTGCCAGGCGAGACGCTGGACTCGATTCGCACCGTGCTCTCGCACCCGCAGGCGCTGGCTCAGTGCGACGCGTTCCTGGCTCGCGGTGGGTGGGAGACCGTGGCCACCTATGACACGGCGGGGAGCGCGCAGCTCGTGGCCGTGGATCGCCGCACCGGTGTGGCCGCGATCGCCGGCCGGCACGCGGCCGAGATCTACGGTCTGGAGGTGCTGGCCGAGGGCATCGAGACCAGCCCCCTCAACTACACTAGGTTCCTGGCGCTCTCTCTCACGCCCACGCCTCCTGTCGGCCGCGCCAAGACATCGGTCGTGTTCTCCACGGCCAATGTGCCCGGCGCGCTCTATCGTGCGCTCGGGGCGTTTGCCGAGCGCGGCATCAACCTGACGAAACTCGAATCGCGTCCGCGGCGTGACCGCCCATGGGAGTACCTATTCTACGTGGACATCGAGACGCACCGTGATTCGCCCGAGGGCCGCGCCGCGCTGGACGACCTGGCCCGCGTGTCCGCGTTCCTCCGCGTGCTGGGATCCTACCCAAGGGCAGAGGGTTGAGCGCCGCCTGGCCTCGCGTGGCGCCTGCCGGAGACCGCGGGCTCCTTGTGGAGTTTGCCCCTGAGCTCCCGCCGGATGTGATCGCACGGGTCCACTGCGCCCACCGCCTCCTGGGAGATCTGCCCGGCGTGGTGGAGACGGTCCCAGGGCTCCGGTCGGTGCTGGTGGTATACGATCCGTCGGCGGTCTCCTTTGACGAGATCGCCGGGCGCGCCGAAGCCGCTGCCCGGGCGGCGCAGCCGGTGCCTGCCACGGAAGGGGCCCTGGTGGAGATCCCGGTCATCTACGGCGGCACCGCAGGGCCGGACCTGGAGGCGGTTGCGCTGGCCTGCGGGGTCAGGCAGTCCGAGGCCATCGAGCTGCACAGTGGGACGGACTACTTGGTCTACATGCTCGGGTTCGCCCCCGGCTTTCCATATCTGGGGCTCCTGGCGCCGCAACTGCGCATGCCGCGCCGCCCGACACCCCGTATCCGCGTGCCTGCCGGCAGCGTGGCCGTCGCCGACGCGTTCAGCGGCATCTACCCCCATGATACCGCGGGCGGCTGGCACCTCCTGGGTCGTACCCTGCTGCGCCTGTTCGATCCCAGCAGGGCTCAGCCGTGCCTGCTGCAGCCGGGCGACCGGGTGCGGTTCGTGCCGGTTCCCAACGGTTCCGCAGCATGGGAGGCGACCGCACCGGACGCGAAATCCAGCGGCGTGACGCCCATCAGCCCCTCCGGCCGACCGGTCTTCGAGGTGCTGGAGAGCGGGCTGATGACGACCGTGCAGGACCGCGGCAGGATGGGGTGGCGGAGGTTTGGAGTTCCCTCGTCCGGGGCGCTGGATCTCCCGGCGCTGGACGCGGTCAACGGCGTGCTGGGCAACCTGCCGGGAGCCGCGGCTCTTGAGTTGACGTTTCCCGGCCCGAGGCTGCGCGTTCTCTCCGAGGCCGAGATCGCCGTCGCCGGTGCCGACCTCACCGCCCTGGTCAACCGGACCGCGCTTGACCCGGGGGAGCCGGTTCGTGTGCGTCCCAGCGATCTGCTCGAGTTCGAACCGCCGCGGCAGGGCCAGTGGCTCTACCTGGGGGTGGCCGGCGGAGTGGAGGTGCCGCCGCTGTTGGGCAGCCGTTCTGCCTACGCCCGGGGTGGTCCGGGCGCTCCGCTGGGACGCGCGCTCAGGGCAGGAGATGTTCTCGGGCTGGGAGAAACATGCAACGCCCGGCGCAGGGCCCGACGGCCCGGCGATCCCTTGACAACAAGGAATGGTCCGGTCCGGGTGGTTCTCGGTCCCCAGTCCGGTGCCTTCACGGCCGAGGCGCAGGCGGCCTTCCTGGGCCGGGCGTACACGGCCACCGCGCAGCGCGACCGCAGCGGAACGCGGCTGGCAGGTTCGATCCTGGGACACCGGGCCGGCGCCGAGATAATGTCCGATGGTCTTCTTCCCGGCGCCGTCCAGGTTCCGGCAGACGGCCGGCCGCTGGTGATCCTCGCCGACGGCCCGACGACGGGCGGTTATCCGAAGATAGCTTGGGTGATTGAACCCGATCTGTGCCGCCTCGCTCAGGCCGGGCCGGGAACCGAGCTTCGCTTCGAGGCCGTTGCGGTTGAGGCGGCTCACGCCGTGATCAGAGAGCACGCAGGGGTGGCGTGCCGCACGCGATAGCGAGATAGAAAGGGGGACCCAGTGCAGCTAGGACGCCTGCCACGCATCAAGCTGACCTCACTACCCACGCCACTGGAGGAAGCGCCGTCGCTCTCGGCCTACCTGGGGGGACCGCGCATCCTGTTCAAGCGCGATGACATCACCGGGCTGGCGTTCGGCGGAAACAAGGCCCGAAAGGCCGAGTACCTGATGGGCGAGGCGGTGGACCGCGGCTGCGACGTGGTGATCACCGTGGGCGCGGTGCAGTCGAACCACGCCCGGGCCATCGCGGCCGCAGCACGCCGCCTGGGGCTGGACGCAATCGTCGTGCTGAGCGGCGAGGAGCCGCCGGAGCGGCAGGGCAACCTGCTGCTTGATGTGATCCTCGGGGCGGACGTACGCATCATCAACACCGATGACAACTACGTCCTCATGGGAGTGGTGGAAGACATCGCGCGTGACCTTCGTAGGCAGGGACGCACTCCCTACATCATTCCACTTGGGGGCTCGACCCCGCTGGGCGCGGCGGCGTTTGCCAACGCCGGGCTCGAGCTGCTGGAGCAGCTCAACGGCCGGGGGATCCGCGCCGATGCCATCGTGCACGCCAGCGGCTCGGGCGGTACACAGGCCGGACTCTACACCGCGATGAAGGTCACGCAGTCCGGGATACGCGTGCAGGGCATCAGCGTCGGGCCGACACGAGAGGTCGTAACAAACCGTGTCCGCGGCCTGGCCGAGGAACTGGTCAAGCTCCTGCGCCTCGACTGGAGGCCTCACCCAGACGACATCGTGGTCACGGACGAATACGTGGGCGAGCGGTACGCGGTACCCACACCCGCGGGCCTCGACGCGATCCGCCTGGTGGCCAGGACCGAGGGGATACTGCTGGACCCGGTCTACACGGGCAAGGCCATGGCAGGGCTTGTTGACATGGTCCGGCGCGGGCAGTTCGGGCCGGACCAGACTATTGTGTTCTGGCACACCGGCGGCCAGCCAGCGCTCTTCGCGTACGCCGGGTGGCTCGCCGAGGGATAGGGGGAAACTCCGCTGTCCGGCCGGGCCGCACCCGTTGTCCTCGCCGTGGCGTTCGTGACCGCTGCGCTTGCGGCGCTGCCGGCAGTTGCGGACGAGGCGCTGCTTCGCCGCGCGTTTGGCGCCTTTCTCCAGTCCGCGGAGGAGATGCGGATTGAGGCGATTCCCGACCTGTACGATGGAGGGTACGCCCGCATCACCGCGGTCGGCCGGCGCCTCTTGTTGAACGAGGGCCTGCGCGTTGATGAAGCGATGATCCGGCTGGTCGGCGTAAGCCTCGAGCCTGCCGCGCTCCGCTCCGGCACGCTGAAGGTCCTGGACGTCCGCGACAGCGCCCTTCAAGTCAGGGTGCTGCTGCGCAGCCTTCAGGACTACTTCAATGCCGGCAACGCCTTCGACGACATACGACTCAGGGCAGAGGACGGCTATCTGCTGGGCTCCGGGACGGTGCTGTTACGCGGCCAGCCGACGAGGCTGCGCATGAAGGGGTTCTTTGCGGTGTCCGGCACCACGGAGATCTTCTTCTACTTCGACACGCTCCACGCCGGCGCGCTGCCGGTGCCCTCGGCCGCCATCCGCGACCTCGAACGGCAGTTGAATCCGGTAATGCACCAGCGTCTCTGGCCGGTGACCTTCAAGATCCGTTCGGTTCGGCTGGACGCGCAGTCACTGACGATCAGCAGTCAGGGCGAAGGCGCGGGGCCGGGGTACGGAGGAGGGCAGCAGCCGGCCTATGCACCCTGAGAGCAGGTTACCCCTTATACTGATAACGGCGAAGCAGGGGAGCGTGCCCCATCGGTACGTGGACGCGGTCCGTCTCGCCGGCGGGGATCCCAGCGTGGTCGGCCCCGGCGATCCGCTTCCCCGGGCGTTCGACGGGCTTCTGCTCTCCGGCGGCGAGGATGTGCATCCGAGGCACTACGGACAGGAGATCGCCGCTCCTGTGGCGGAGACGGTGAAGATCGATGAGGCGCGCGATCTGATGGAGCTGGACCTGGCGCACGCCGCGCTTCGGGCCGATCTGCCGGTGCTCTGCATCTGCCGGGGCGCACAGGTTATGAACGTGGCAGCCGGTGGCACGCTGTGGCAGGATCTCTCCCTGGCAGGGATTCCTTCCTCAACGCACTACCAGAGCGGCGGGGATTACTGGGAGACATCTCACGAGGTTATCGTGGAGCCTGGGAACCGTCTGGCCGCGATCCTGGGCGCGGGTCCCCTGCCCGTGAACTCCTATCACCACCAGGCGGTCGCGGAAGCCGCGCCCGGGTTCGCGATCACCTCCCGCGCCCTCGACGGCACGATAGAGAGCTTGGAGAGTCAAAGGCACCGGTGGGTGATGGTCATCCAGTGGCATCCTGAGCGTCTTGTGCGACACCACCCGGTTCACCTGAAGCTCTTCACGCATCTGGTGGAGGAGGCCCGTCGCTCATGAGGCGCCCGCGCCCGCGGTTGACCGTAATTGTCCTGCTCGCTGCGATTCTGGCGGCGTTCGTGACTGCGGACGCCTCGCCCGTGAAGGTCGCGCCGCCCGTAGCGGTTGAGGGCGGCACCGAGGTGCACCGCATCACCGTGGACGGCGTTATCGGACCGGCCACGGCGCGGTTTATCCTGCGCGTCGTGCGCGATGCCGACCCTGCGCGCGTCGAGGCTCTGGTTGTTCAGATGGACACCCCAGGCGGTCTCATGCGCTCCATGGACGAGATCACCAAGTCCATCCTGAACGCCAGGGTGCCGGTGGTCGTCTACATAGCGCCCCACGGCGCGCGGGCGGCTTCAGCGGGGGTGTTCATCACCTACGCGGCGCACGTCGCGGCCATGGCCCCGGCCACCCACATCGGCGCCGCAACCCCGGTGGCCGTCGGGACCGGCGAGGGTAAGGAACCGGACAAGGCCATGATGGCGAAGGTCACCAACGATGCGGTGGCCAACCTGCGCGCCATGGCCCGGCGCCGGGGCCGCAACGCCGAATGGGCAGAGAAGGCGGTACGGCAGGCGGTTTCCATCACCGATGAGGAGGCCGTAGCGGAGCGGGTAGTGGATCTGGTGGCTTCAGACATACACGACCTGCTGCGCAAGCTCGACGGTCGGACCGTCGAGACCGACCTCGGTCCGAAGAAGCTGCGCACCGCAGGGGCGCGGATAGTGGATCACAGGATGGACCTGACCGAGAGGTTCCTGTCCACGCTCAGCGACCCCAACGTGGGATTCATCCTCATGAACATCGGGATTTTGGGCATCATGGTCGAGCTCTACAACCCCGGGGCAATACTGCCCGGGGTGGTCGGAGGCATCGCGCTGATCCTGGGATTGGCCTCGTTCGCCATCGTGCAGGTGAACGTCGCCGGTCTGGCGCTGATCGCGTTCGCCATGCTGCTCTTCATCGCCGACCTCAAGGTGCCGGGGCACGGCGTGCTGACCGCCGGCGGCGTCATCGCCTTCATCATCGGCGCAGTTCTGCTCACCGAGCATCAGGCGCCGTTCCTGCAGATCTCGCTGCGGCTGATTCTGACCATCGCCGCGCTGCTGGCCGCGTTCTTCCTGTTCGCCGTGGGCGCGGGGATCCGCGCGCAGCGGGCCAAGCCGCGCAGCGGCCAGGAGAGCCTGGTCAATGCGATAGGCGTAGCCCGGTCGCGGTTGGATCCCGAGGGCCAGGTACACGTGCAGGGCGAGATGTGGAGCGCAGTGTCCGTCGCGGGTCCCATTGAGGACGGCCGGCGGGTGCGCGTGGTCGAGCTGGACGGCCTGCGCGTGCGCGTCAAGCCCGAGCCCGATCCTCCGGGATAACGCCGCGCCTGCTCCGGCATACCCTGGTTCCATGCGCGTAGCCGTCGAGACCTCCTCACCCGAGGCCACCGAGTCCCTGGGGCGACGCATCGGCGCGCAGCTGCGCCCGGGGGATACGGTGGCGCTGGTGGGCCCGCTGGGGTCCGGCAAGACCGTGTTGGCCCGAGGCCTGGCGCTCGGCGCCGGGGCGACCGGGCACATGGCCAGCCCCTCCTTTGTGGTAATCCGCGAGTACGCCGGTCCGGTGCGCGTCTACCACGCCGATCTCTACCGCCTGGAGCACCCCGGCGATCTGGTTCACCTGGGCCTGGAGGATCTGATGGACGGGGACGGCATCGTCATCGTGGAATGGGCCGACCGTGCTCCGTGGATCCTGCCGGCGGATCACCTTTGGATTGAGTGCGCCTTCGGTGAATCCGACACCTACCGCACGTTCGTCCTGAGCGCGCCCATTGGGATGGCAGACCGAGTCGCCTTCGCGGCGGAGAAGTGAGCGCGATGCGCGTGCTCGCCATCGAGGTCAGTACGCCGCGCGGGAGCGTGGCGGTCGTGGGCCCACAGGGGACCATCTCCGAGCGGTCGGCGGACGTGCCCGGTGCCCACCTCGAGTGGCTGCTGGGCGCAGTTACCGCGGTCCTGGGCGATGCCCACATGGGGTCCGGGGACGTGGACGCGCTGTCCGTGTCGCTGGGACCGGGCGGCTTCGTCGGGCTGCGCATCGGCGTGGCCACCGCCGCGGCCTGGGCCCATGCAACCGGCCGCCCGCTGGTCGGGGTCCCGACACTCGATGTGATCGCCGCGGGCGCCGTTGCGGACGCGGGCTCCAGTTCTGCCGGCCTGGTGCTGTCCGTCGCCGATGCCCGGCGCGGCGAGGTGGCCGCGGCGCTCTACCGGTGCGGGACAGGGTCCGCGGATCTCGTGAGGTTGACCCCCGACCTGCTGGTGGCTCCGAGCGCGATCCGCGACCTGTTGCCCCCGATTGACGAGCCCATCGTTGTGGCGGGCGATGGGCTCCGGCTACACGCGCCGGCGATCCTGGAGGCCCTTCATCCGTGGGCCTCCCAGGATTCGCCCGATCGCCGGTGGCCCCGTGCATCGGTGCTCGGGGCGATCGGCCGGGCGCGGCTACTGCGTGGGGAGCGCCACGACCCCATGCAGTTGGTGCCGATCTACGCGCGCGGGCCCGAGGCGCGGGCGTGGGAGGAACGGTCTTCCGTGGTCGAGAAAGGTGACGCGTAAATGAAGCAGATAACGCGGGTGCGCGTCGAACCCATGGT is a window of bacterium DNA encoding:
- the pheA gene encoding prephenate dehydratase, with the translated sequence MMRVAFQGERGAYSEAAAIAHFGPLEPLPCRTLAAVFDAVERGTAVRGMVPVENSQAGSINDTYDLLVRHPLHIVGEHNQRIEHCLLALPGETLDSIRTVLSHPQALAQCDAFLARGGWETVATYDTAGSAQLVAVDRRTGVAAIAGRHAAEIYGLEVLAEGIETSPLNYTRFLALSLTPTPPVGRAKTSVVFSTANVPGALYRALGAFAERGINLTKLESRPRRDRPWEYLFYVDIETHRDSPEGRAALDDLARVSAFLRVLGSYPRAEG
- the glmS gene encoding glutamine--fructose-6-phosphate transaminase (isomerizing); the encoded protein is MCGIMGYVGPHPALPILLDGLRRLEYRGYDSAGVALLDGGRIAVRKAAGKLGVLEAALEADPPAGRVGIGHTRWATHGIPSHANAHPHGDCTGRHVVIHNGIIENYLPLKERLEAEGHRFRSDTDTEVLAHLIESAHAHLAADRPDRLEAAVREALHQARGAYAVVVLSADHPDHIVAVRMVSPLIIGVGDGEMLLASDIPALLPYTRDVVVIGDGELAVIRSDGMAISDLEGRTVARPVQRITWDATMAEKGGFAHFMLKEIYEQPRALHETVMGRLDLDDRVELDGVSFPEGFVERLDKIWIVACGTAFHAGLVGRWTIEHLARVPVEADLASELRYRDPLIEGTTLAVAISQSGETADTLAASREARARGSRVLAVTNVVGSTLAREADDVLFVRAGPEIAVASTKAYTTMLAALQMLVVDLGVRRGTLSPARASALIAGLRHLPVLAQEILSNTTQIEALAQRLAGAEHAFFIGRGLDYAVAMEGSLKLKEISYLHSEALAAGELKHGTLALVTSQTPVFALVTQRAVFEKTVSNIQEVRARGAEVIAVAFDDDQEIGRYADTVLRIPSVDEILAPALAIIPLQLFAYHVAVLRGHDVDQPRNLAKSVTVE
- the acpS gene encoding holo-ACP synthase — translated: MRVLGLGTDMVEVDRIERAVARWGEAFVCRIYTTAEIERARPLLVRGPRLAARFAAKEAVMKALGVGRRGMAWREIEILNDDQGRPLVCLHGGAQRIADQQGVVSVLVTLSHTHDHAVASAVALGN
- a CDS encoding Trm112 family protein, with protein sequence MAIDQEFLQVLACPVDHAAVVRDGDRIVCTACGRRYPIRQIEGAEIPIMLADEAELPG
- a CDS encoding NAD(P)H-hydrate dehydratase, producing the protein MRLPTSEEMAALDRRAAEEFGVPTLLLMEAAGRAVAQAAARLAGRGGERAVVVAGKGNNGGDGLVAARVLQAAGWRILVVLLARDAEVSGDAAVNLQVARRSGVEITNLDSTAMPGLRAVLAGADLIIDGLFGTGFRGPAIGLAAKTIEAINACGRPVLAIDIPSGVNGDTGAVDGHAVRATATVTMGLPKAGLVLVPGAVHAGRIWVADVGHPQRLINDPGILTALVTRGMVDAAIPLRRLDAHKGDAGRVLVVAGSIGHSGAAVLTVLGALRAGAGLVTLGVPGAIYPIVGPAIIEGMPLPLTDCDGALAAEAAGQVMDLAGSADVVACGPGISRLPGPAAVVQRLIAECPLPLVLDADALTILAGLPGELPAGRAARILTPHPGELARLLQCTVDEIQRHRLQAARAAAGRFRAVVVLKGARTVVADPTGAAFVIPTGNPSMAAGGMGDVLCGVIAALVGQGLPAAAAAWAGSYLHGLAGDRAAASRGPVGVMAREVADELPGSLAAVRSGSVTEVVTRLGLAG
- the alr gene encoding alanine racemase, whose product is MDELDSALSRARSRTWVTVDLDAVAHNVRAIRSLLPGKTAFMAVVKADAYGHGLVPVAEAALSSGASWVGVMTPGEAAELLAAGVRARILILGPVSSGWLPRFADSECRLTVGTIPALEAVQSLAGKARFRVHIKVDTGMTRMGVTVEELAGLLNRVDSSKVEVEGILTHMACANAPDPAPTQAQLAAFERAVALVRERFPLAIAHAAASAATFAYPEAHLDMVRIGISLYGIAPAPHLTAPELRPVMTLSSRVTRTRRVPEGTPVSYCGNYRTPGTTTIATVGLGYADGYPRLLGNVGQMLVGGRRLPVAGRVCMDYTMLDAGGAPVREGDEVIVFGPGLPVDEVSAAAGTIPHELFCRVSRRVPRVYLRNGRPVAVAGMEAG